Genomic window (Pseudomonas xantholysinigenes):
CCGAGGCCGGCGAGCTGGCGGGAAACATGAAGCAGCAGGGGCAGATCTGGATGCTGTGGCCCAAGGGCCAGCCTTTGCCTGAAGTACCGAAAGTGCCTTGATCGGCGCGGGATTCTTCGCGGGCAAGCCCGCTCCCACAGGGAGACTGCAAGCCGTCCAGGCTGCGCAGCACCTAGTCGGAGCGGCCTTGCGCCGCGAAAGGGCTGGGCCTCAGACCGAAACCACGAAGAACGATACGATCAGCGCCACCCCGGCGAACCACACCACCGACCGCAACGCCGCCCAGTCCGCCAGGTAGCAGATGATGTAAAGCAGCCGGCTGGTGATATACAGCACCCCCAGCACATCCTGGGTTACCTGTTCGGCATTGCCGACGATATCCGCCACCAGCACCGCCGCGGCAAATGCCGGGAAGGCTTCATAGCCATTTTGCTGGGCAGCATGGGCGCGCCGTGGCAAGCCTGACAGGGTATCGAGAAAGGCGCGCGGGTCGTGATTGTCCTTGAGCCCAAACCGGCCGCTGCTGACCTTGGCGATCAAGGCACAAAGTGGGTTCAACAGCAGCGCGATCAGGATGCACCACAAGGCTACGGTCATGCTCATGACTCCTTGTTCGAAAATGGGTTAGAGCTTCATCACCAGCATGCCTGCCAAGACCAGCCCGCAAGCTAGGAGTCTCGGCCCGCCAAAAGGTTCTTTGAGGTAGCGCATGCCCAGCAGCACCACGAGGATCACGCTGAGTTCGCGCAAGGCTGCCGCCTCGGCCACCGAGCCCAGGTGCATGGCCCATAGCACCAGAGCGTAGCTGAACAGTACGCAGAAGCCGACCGCCAACCCCAGCCGCCATTGGGTCCGCCAGAACAGCACGAAGGGCGCCCTCCGGGCCACCCCGGCCAACAACGGGAACGGCCAGGCACTGAGCAGGGTCAGCCACACCAGGTAGTCCAGCGGCTTGCCCCACAGCCGCACGGCCTGGCCATCGAACCAGGTGTAGCAACCGATGCACAGCCCGATCAACGCCACCACCGGCAGCATCGACCAGGGCAGCCGATCACCGCCACCGCCCTGCCACAGCAGGCAGGCCATGCCACACGGAATCAGCAGGATACCGATGATCTGTTGCTGGCTCAGCGACTCACCGGCGAAGGCCAGGGTCAGGCCCAGCACTACCAATGGCGACAGGCCGCGCATCAGCGGATAGACCAGGCCGAGGTCACCCACTTTGTAGGCTTTTATCAACAGGTAGCGATACAGCTGTTCGGCGAGCGCCGAAGCCAGTAGCCAAGGCCAGATAACGGCCGGTGGGAAGTCGACGAAAGCCACCGCCAGTACCGCGAAAACCAGCGCGACCACGTCCATGCTGGCAATCACCAGCAGGCGCTCGGCACTGAACTTGATCAGGGTGTTCCAGGTGGCATGAAGCAGGGCTGCGACCAGTACCAGGGAGGTTGCCAACACGCCTTGGGTCCTTGTTGTGGGAGCGGGCTTGCCCGCGAAGCTGCACACACGGTGGATGGCACGGGCTGCGCCCGCGGCCACAGGGTATGCGATCCACCCTCTGGATGGGAACGATTTGGACTTATCCGGTCAAACCCTGTGTCCCGAACCCCTCGCCAGATCATCAAAGAACTGCCCGAGCCATTCGGGCAACGACTTGGAAGCCACTGTCACAGGATTCGGGATGCTTGAATTAGTTGCCGCGTTTATCTGCCTTACCACCCTTCTCACTTATGTGAACTACCGCTTCATCGGCCTGCCACCCGCCATCGGCGTGATGGTCACGGCATTGCTGTTCTCCCTGATTCTGCAGGGCCTGAGCCTGATCGGCTTCCCTGGCCTGGAAGAACGCGTCGAAGGCCTGATGAACCAGATCGACTTCAACGACCTGCTGATGCACTGGATGCTGTCGTTCCTGCTGTTCGCCGGCGCACTGCACGTCAACCTCAGCGACCTGCGCAGCTACCGCTGGCCGATCGGCCTGCTGGCCACGCTGGGCGTGCTGATCGCCACCGTGGTGATCGGCTACCTGGCGCACTGGGTGTTTGCCCTGTTCGGCTGGAACGTGCCGCTGATCTACTGCCTGCTGTTCGGCGCGCTGATCTCGCCCACCGACCCGATCGCCGTGCTCGGCGCCCTGCGTACCGCCAACGCCTCCAAGCCGCTGAAGACCACCATCGTCGGGGAGTCGCTGTTCAACGACGGCACCGCGGTGGTGGTGTTCACCGTGCTGCTGGGCATCATCCAGCTGGGCGAGACGCCAAGCGTCGCCGACACCGCCATCCTGTTCGCCCGGGAAGCCATCGGCGGGATCGCCTTCGGCGGCCTGATCGGCTACGCCACCTACCGCATGATCAAGAGTGTCGAGCAGTACCAGGTAGAAGTGATGCTGACCCTGGCGCTGGTCATCGGCGGTTCGGCGATGTGCTACGAGCTGCATGTGTCGGCGCCGATCGCCATGGTGGTGGCCGGCCTGATCATCGGCAACCTGGGGCGCAACCTGGCGATGAACGACATGACCCGTCGCTACATGGACGGTTTCTGGGAGTTGATCGACGACATGCTCAATGCGCTGTTGTTTGCCCTGATCGGCCTGGAACTGTTGCTGCTGCCGTTCAACTGGCTGCACCTGGCGGCCGGTGGCGTGCTGGCGGTGGCGGTGCTGGCCTCGCGCCTGCTGACCGTGGCGCCGGCGATCGTCCTGCTGCGCCGCTGGCGCAGCGTGCCGCAGGGCACTATCCGGGTGCTGACCTGGGGTGGCCTGCGCGGTGGCGTGTCGGTGGCCCTGGCGCTGTCGCTGCCGCAGGGCGAGGAGCGCGACCTGCTGCTGTCGATTACCTAC
Coding sequences:
- a CDS encoding MAPEG family protein gives rise to the protein MTVALWCILIALLLNPLCALIAKVSSGRFGLKDNHDPRAFLDTLSGLPRRAHAAQQNGYEAFPAFAAAVLVADIVGNAEQVTQDVLGVLYITSRLLYIICYLADWAALRSVVWFAGVALIVSFFVVSV
- a CDS encoding DMT family transporter → MLATSLVLVAALLHATWNTLIKFSAERLLVIASMDVVALVFAVLAVAFVDFPPAVIWPWLLASALAEQLYRYLLIKAYKVGDLGLVYPLMRGLSPLVVLGLTLAFAGESLSQQQIIGILLIPCGMACLLWQGGGGDRLPWSMLPVVALIGLCIGCYTWFDGQAVRLWGKPLDYLVWLTLLSAWPFPLLAGVARRAPFVLFWRTQWRLGLAVGFCVLFSYALVLWAMHLGSVAEAAALRELSVILVVLLGMRYLKEPFGGPRLLACGLVLAGMLVMKL
- a CDS encoding cation:proton antiporter, with the protein product MLELVAAFICLTTLLTYVNYRFIGLPPAIGVMVTALLFSLILQGLSLIGFPGLEERVEGLMNQIDFNDLLMHWMLSFLLFAGALHVNLSDLRSYRWPIGLLATLGVLIATVVIGYLAHWVFALFGWNVPLIYCLLFGALISPTDPIAVLGALRTANASKPLKTTIVGESLFNDGTAVVVFTVLLGIIQLGETPSVADTAILFAREAIGGIAFGGLIGYATYRMIKSVEQYQVEVMLTLALVIGGSAMCYELHVSAPIAMVVAGLIIGNLGRNLAMNDMTRRYMDGFWELIDDMLNALLFALIGLELLLLPFNWLHLAAGGVLAVAVLASRLLTVAPAIVLLRRWRSVPQGTIRVLTWGGLRGGVSVALALSLPQGEERDLLLSITYIVVLSSILVQGLTVGKVVKRVSQQA